A section of the Acidobacteriota bacterium genome encodes:
- a CDS encoding carbohydrate-binding family 9-like protein — translation MKGINPILSPLLVALLCGSCAPAPEVDPAPEASAPPPAEADPIPCYLTSDPIEIDGRPDEPAWRQAPEIPLRFDGVGNPVSPTRASARFLWDGKELFVAMTAQDRDVGSTLTGRDARLWEEDVLELFIKPLESSPLYYEFEFSPSNQIFDAYFVKRGAPLDEATAWDSGLRVAVAVDGTLNNPEDDDRGWSLELALPLADLHHAGNSIPKQGEVWKAAACRYDYDGRWEQPRNTATAPVTESGGFHSYEVYGPLKFKGPPPAPSQP, via the coding sequence ATGAAAGGCATAAACCCAATCCTTTCCCCGCTGCTTGTGGCTCTGCTCTGCGGCTCCTGTGCGCCCGCTCCGGAAGTCGATCCGGCTCCGGAGGCCAGCGCCCCGCCGCCGGCCGAAGCAGACCCCATTCCCTGTTACCTGACCAGCGATCCCATCGAGATCGACGGGCGCCCGGACGAGCCGGCCTGGCGGCAGGCCCCGGAGATCCCGCTCCGGTTCGACGGCGTGGGCAATCCGGTGTCCCCGACGCGGGCTTCGGCCCGGTTCCTCTGGGACGGGAAGGAGCTCTTCGTGGCCATGACGGCCCAGGATCGAGATGTGGGCTCCACCTTGACCGGCCGCGACGCCCGCTTGTGGGAGGAGGACGTGCTGGAGCTTTTCATCAAGCCGTTGGAGTCCTCTCCGCTCTACTACGAGTTCGAGTTCAGCCCCAGCAACCAGATCTTCGACGCCTACTTTGTCAAGCGCGGCGCCCCCCTGGACGAGGCCACGGCCTGGGACAGCGGGCTCCGGGTGGCGGTGGCCGTGGACGGCACTCTCAACAATCCGGAGGACGACGACCGAGGATGGTCCCTGGAGCTGGCCCTTCCCCTGGCCGATCTGCATCATGCCGGAAACTCCATCCCGAAGCAGGGGGAGGTCTGGAAGGCGGCAGCCTGCAGGTATGACTATGACGGGCGCTGGGAACAGCCGCGGAATACCGCCACCGCCCCGGTGACCGAAAGCGGCGGATTCCACTCCTACGAGGTCTACGGTCCCCTGAAGTTCAAGGGGCCGCCGCCAGCCCCATCCCAACCATGA
- a CDS encoding VOC family protein, with product MPVSPIPEGYHSVTPYLILKDAAAAIEFYKKALGAVELFRMEAPGGKIGHAEIKIGDSHVMLADEYPDMGYRGPESLGGTSVTLMVYVDDVDTTYPQAIAAGGKELRPLQNQFYGDRSGTLTDPFGHVWTISTHVEDVSEEEMAKRAEAAMKEAGVSD from the coding sequence ATGCCGGTTTCACCCATTCCCGAGGGGTACCACTCAGTCACTCCCTATCTGATCCTGAAGGACGCGGCCGCCGCAATCGAGTTCTACAAGAAGGCCCTTGGCGCCGTGGAGCTGTTCCGCATGGAGGCTCCGGGTGGCAAGATCGGGCACGCCGAGATCAAGATCGGGGACTCCCACGTCATGCTCGCCGATGAATATCCCGACATGGGTTACAGGGGTCCCGAGTCGCTTGGAGGAACCTCCGTCACCCTGATGGTCTACGTCGATGACGTCGACACGACATACCCGCAGGCAATTGCAGCCGGTGGCAAGGAACTTCGCCCGCTACAGAATCAGTTCTACGGAGACCGTTCCGGAACGCTGACCGATCCCTTCGGCCACGTGTGGACCATCAGCACCCACGTGGAGGACGTTTCCGAGGAGGAGATGGCGAAGCGGGCCGAGGCCGCGATGAAAGAGGCTGGCGTGTCGGACTAG
- a CDS encoding M20/M25/M40 family metallo-hydrolase codes for MDALQYAQDIIAFDTTSSLSNVALTDYLEDRLKQMGCRTERLEYEDENGVRKASVVGKKGEGRGGMAYFGHTDVVPAINWFTEDHGPFTPAVRQGKLYGRGACDMKGSVASMLAAAERFEAGELNQPVYIACTADEEVGYGGAIQVKEESLFYREMVEAQTRTIVGEPTLLDVVYAHKGGCSFEATARGESAHSSTRVGLNANWVMIPFLVRMKELYDETQSSPEWQDPEFDPPTLGGNIGIEDYPEAMNVKKPISICRIGFRPMPSTSTDRLIERVTRAAQECGVELKVDRGHEAFHVDPTSSFVREVVKVTGRESARTVGYGSEASVYTDLKNRVLIGPGDVEQAHTFDEWISVEQLHRGADTYAEFIRTWCC; via the coding sequence GTGGACGCCCTCCAATACGCCCAAGATATCATCGCCTTCGACACCACCAGCAGCCTCAGCAACGTGGCCCTGACCGACTACCTGGAGGATCGTCTCAAGCAGATGGGTTGTCGGACCGAACGCTTGGAGTATGAGGACGAGAACGGGGTCCGCAAGGCCAGCGTGGTGGGGAAAAAGGGCGAAGGGCGGGGCGGAATGGCCTACTTCGGGCACACCGACGTGGTGCCGGCCATCAACTGGTTCACCGAGGATCACGGACCCTTCACGCCCGCCGTTCGGCAGGGAAAGCTCTACGGGCGGGGAGCCTGCGACATGAAGGGATCGGTGGCCAGCATGTTGGCCGCGGCCGAGCGTTTCGAAGCCGGTGAGTTGAATCAACCTGTCTACATCGCCTGCACCGCCGACGAAGAGGTCGGGTACGGAGGGGCCATCCAAGTCAAGGAGGAATCCCTTTTCTATCGGGAGATGGTGGAAGCCCAGACCAGGACCATCGTGGGAGAGCCCACCCTGCTGGACGTGGTCTACGCCCACAAGGGCGGGTGCTCATTCGAGGCCACGGCCCGGGGAGAGTCGGCCCACTCCAGCACCAGGGTGGGGCTGAACGCCAACTGGGTCATGATTCCCTTCCTGGTCAGGATGAAGGAGCTTTACGACGAAACCCAGAGCAGTCCCGAGTGGCAGGACCCGGAGTTCGACCCTCCGACCCTGGGAGGGAACATCGGTATCGAGGACTACCCCGAGGCCATGAACGTCAAGAAGCCGATCAGCATCTGCCGCATCGGCTTCCGCCCCATGCCCAGCACCAGCACCGACCGGTTGATCGAACGAGTGACCCGGGCGGCGCAAGAATGCGGAGTGGAACTGAAGGTGGACCGGGGGCACGAAGCCTTTCACGTGGACCCCACGTCGTCTTTCGTCCGTGAAGTAGTGAAGGTTACGGGGCGGGAGAGTGCTCGTACGGTGGGGTACGGAAGCGAGGCTTCGGTTTATACTGACCTCAAGAACCGGGTCCTGATCGGACCGGGAGACGTGGAGCAGGCCCACACCTTCGACGAGTGGATTTCGGTCGAGCAGCTACACCGAGGCGCGGACACCTATGCTGAGTTCATCCGCACCTGGTGTTGTTAG
- a CDS encoding VCBS repeat-containing protein, with product MTKTSIIAGCLGAGLLLSAASGPVSHQPWVRHSSFEDFSRGTLADGGANLYVGRDGSVEMIHRWDLNNDGFLDLFVGQDHNQVESEDVLVYWGGPRGLRSLLPDLPDQQPLGKLLSEIRQREAGVTRLPSKGGGRSLLVDLNQDSYLDLVFCNFIHNYGVETDAMIYWGSREGFQPNRRTLLPTLLGSAVAAADFNRDGFVDLAIANHGIEGWKRFGTAQHLESYIYWNGPTGFSSQRRTVVPSISALDVAAGDLNRDGFPELLFVNNNHEEKSVFLYWGGPDGFSVERRHRMEGGDPVGLRLADLDRDGAPDLVVTHRDDRAQLFKGGTQDFPAKPWSELPTAGAVRCTVAELNRDGFPDLILANRGEKPSTIYWGGPQGYETGRRTDLPTLDASDAVAADFNRDGWIDVAFANEGDARTHDVPSYIYWNGPQGFDPAHRLQLQGFGPVSLQGADLNRDGFPDLVLVNRNSGSRDAIDSLIYWGNPRHHYSAASVSRVPGAIGAVPAIADLNRDGWTDIAFPNGWIYWGHAEGYGAQRREELNLEGGNGASTADLNRDGYLDLVIPSGSAYGQEASSRGILLWGGEDGFNGRRRTELSLNTNISQSAAIADLNKDGFLDLIFPDVDRENVDIFWGSRGGDYSRDNHSLLKVHSASTVEIADLNADGWLDLVLGGVYDMARHGRPMRHATLLWGSADGFDLSRSQRLEAYESEEQSVADLNKDGYLDIVMTNYHAYTTRKLPCFIYWGGPEGYSESRRTGLPGESTLALTVADLNQDGWMDIVPFNHLRDGDHGVGTNIFWGSPQGYSFSRRLWIQTFGPHFSVRHDVGNIYHRKLEEEYHSPPLSIPAGKRPSRLDWRARTPHGTAVKFQLRSGPTQGALGTASWEGPAGPGSYYRQPSELPPPPPGHRWLQYRALLTTPDGGSTPVLEEVSIQVGDG from the coding sequence ATGACCAAAACCTCCATCATCGCCGGGTGCCTGGGGGCGGGGCTGCTGCTGTCGGCCGCCTCCGGTCCAGTTTCCCACCAGCCCTGGGTGCGACACTCCAGCTTCGAGGATTTCTCGCGGGGAACGCTGGCCGACGGGGGCGCCAATCTCTACGTCGGCCGGGACGGATCCGTCGAGATGATCCACCGCTGGGACCTGAATAACGACGGGTTCCTGGACCTGTTCGTGGGACAGGACCACAACCAGGTGGAGAGCGAGGATGTTCTCGTCTACTGGGGGGGACCGCGAGGACTCCGTTCCCTGCTTCCCGACCTGCCCGACCAGCAGCCGTTGGGCAAGCTGCTGAGCGAGATTCGCCAGCGCGAGGCCGGCGTGACCCGGCTTCCCAGCAAGGGCGGCGGGCGTTCCCTGCTGGTGGACCTCAATCAGGACAGCTACCTGGACCTGGTCTTCTGCAACTTCATTCACAACTACGGGGTCGAGACCGACGCCATGATCTACTGGGGGTCGCGGGAGGGATTTCAGCCCAACCGGAGAACGCTGTTGCCTACCCTGCTGGGCAGCGCGGTGGCGGCGGCCGATTTCAATAGGGATGGATTCGTGGACCTGGCCATCGCCAACCACGGCATCGAGGGCTGGAAACGCTTCGGGACCGCCCAACACCTGGAGTCCTATATCTACTGGAACGGTCCCACTGGCTTCAGCAGCCAGAGGCGGACGGTGGTGCCCTCGATCAGCGCCCTGGACGTGGCCGCCGGCGACCTCAACCGGGATGGCTTCCCCGAGCTGCTGTTCGTGAACAACAACCATGAGGAGAAGAGCGTTTTTCTCTACTGGGGCGGCCCCGATGGCTTTTCCGTCGAGCGGCGCCACCGCATGGAGGGCGGAGACCCGGTGGGGCTGCGCCTGGCTGACCTGGACCGGGACGGCGCCCCGGACCTGGTGGTGACTCACCGCGACGACCGGGCCCAGCTCTTCAAAGGCGGAACCCAAGACTTTCCCGCGAAACCCTGGTCCGAGCTGCCCACCGCCGGCGCGGTTCGATGCACAGTCGCCGAGTTGAACCGGGACGGCTTTCCCGATCTGATCCTGGCCAACCGGGGCGAGAAGCCCTCCACCATCTACTGGGGTGGCCCGCAGGGGTACGAGACCGGACGGCGGACCGACCTGCCCACCCTGGACGCCAGCGATGCCGTGGCGGCCGACTTCAACCGGGACGGTTGGATCGACGTCGCCTTTGCCAATGAAGGCGATGCCCGCACCCACGACGTGCCCTCCTACATTTACTGGAACGGTCCCCAGGGCTTCGACCCGGCCCACAGGCTGCAGCTACAGGGGTTCGGCCCCGTCAGTCTCCAGGGCGCCGACCTGAATCGGGACGGCTTTCCCGACCTGGTGCTGGTCAACCGCAACAGCGGCTCGCGTGATGCCATCGACTCCCTGATCTACTGGGGTAATCCACGCCACCACTACTCGGCCGCATCCGTCTCGAGGGTGCCGGGAGCCATTGGCGCGGTGCCGGCCATCGCCGACCTGAATCGGGACGGCTGGACGGACATCGCCTTTCCCAACGGCTGGATCTACTGGGGGCACGCCGAAGGCTACGGGGCCCAGAGGAGGGAGGAGCTGAACCTGGAGGGGGGGAACGGCGCCTCCACGGCCGATCTCAATCGCGACGGCTACCTGGACCTGGTCATTCCCTCCGGGTCGGCCTACGGTCAGGAGGCTTCATCCCGGGGCATCCTGCTGTGGGGCGGAGAGGACGGATTCAATGGCCGGCGGCGCACCGAGCTGAGCCTGAACACCAACATCAGCCAGAGCGCCGCCATCGCCGACCTCAACAAGGACGGGTTTCTGGACCTGATTTTCCCCGACGTGGACCGGGAGAACGTGGACATCTTCTGGGGCAGCCGCGGCGGCGACTACAGCCGGGACAATCACAGCCTGCTCAAGGTCCATTCGGCCTCCACGGTGGAGATCGCCGATCTCAACGCCGACGGCTGGCTGGACCTGGTTCTGGGGGGCGTCTACGACATGGCCAGGCACGGGCGCCCCATGCGCCACGCCACCCTTCTCTGGGGTAGCGCCGACGGATTCGACCTCTCCCGCAGCCAGAGGCTGGAGGCCTACGAGTCGGAGGAGCAGTCGGTGGCCGATCTCAACAAGGACGGCTACCTGGACATCGTCATGACCAACTATCACGCCTACACCACCCGCAAGCTGCCCTGCTTCATCTACTGGGGCGGTCCGGAGGGCTACAGCGAGTCCCGCAGGACGGGCCTGCCCGGAGAATCGACCCTGGCCCTCACGGTGGCCGATCTGAATCAGGACGGATGGATGGATATCGTCCCATTCAACCACCTGCGCGACGGCGACCACGGGGTCGGAACCAACATCTTCTGGGGATCCCCTCAGGGGTATTCCTTCTCCAGGCGGCTCTGGATCCAGACCTTCGGGCCTCATTTCAGCGTCCGCCACGACGTCGGCAACATCTATCACCGAAAGTTGGAAGAGGAGTACCATTCGCCCCCGTTGAGCATCCCGGCGGGCAAACGCCCCTCCCGGCTCGACTGGCGTGCCCGAACGCCCCACGGGACGGCGGTCAAGTTTCAACTGCGAAGCGGGCCGACGCAAGGAGCTCTGGGAACCGCCTCCTGGGAAGGGCCGGCCGGCCCCGGCAGCTACTACCGGCAGCCCTCCGAACTTCCCCCGCCGCCTCCCGGTCACCGCTGGCTTCAGTACCGCGCCCTGCTCACCACCCCCGACGGGGGCAGCACTCCGGTGCTGGAGGAGGTCAGCATCCAGGTCGGCGACGGATGA